The Mustela erminea isolate mMusErm1 chromosome 6, mMusErm1.Pri, whole genome shotgun sequence genome includes a region encoding these proteins:
- the ADM2 gene encoding protein ADM2, with product MARLLTVAFGCISLLYLLFPGTLPRSPGRTQRPAPPRAPPARTPSSGVKLRHPTPRRVVWRLQQALHPERSASQAPALGRPLRGGPPRHLGPRRSRAQLLRVGCVLGTCQVQNLSHRLWQLVGSAGPRDSAPMDPSSPHSYG from the exons ATGGCCCGGCTCCTGACTGTTGCCTTCGGTTGCATCAGCCTCCTCTACCTGCTGTTCCCAGGCACCCTGCCCCGCAGCCCAGGCAGGACCCAGCGGCCTGCCCCGCCCAG GGCGCCCCCAGCCAGGACCCCTTCCAGTGGCGTGAAGCTTCGTCACCCCACACCTCGGCGTGTGGTCTGGAGGCTACAGCAGGCCTTGCATCCGGAGAGGAGCGCCAGCCAAGCCCCCGCTCTGGGGCGGCCTCTCCGGGGCGGCCCCCCCCGGCACCTGGGCCCCCGCAGGTCCCGAGCCCAGCTCCTGCGGGtgggctgtgtgctgggcaccTGTCAAGTGCAGAACCTCAGCCACCGCCTATGGCAGCTGGTTGGGTCAGCCGGCCCACGGGACTCAGCCCCTATGGaccccagcagcccccacagcTATGGCTGA